The following proteins are co-located in the Bombus pascuorum chromosome 3, iyBomPasc1.1, whole genome shotgun sequence genome:
- the LOC132904994 gene encoding polycomb group protein Pc: MDLGDRVYAAERIIKKREKRGKVEYFVKWKGWSKKHNTWEPEENILDVRLIELYEESQKGGDVTARRPRRRDTRYSEHVLANLVVEEEPGGDERVGEDSQDESTTGSTSAPRLNPVAPDEDTLPSSVDGHESPTAPELSASAFSVDSDCSNSSIDSPLLPRREPTGTKRKAEVLSKESGKIGVTITTSSPSSGSGSPPPNKIPRLLPLKSNPTSPSYHSHKVNGRRPSSSSVKSTPEEPLPAVPTTPAPAVQEKKRAEADVPHGPPPSLPRAPPAPLSPQIDTPLEQPTKKRHLSEQKQEKSNGAVTVDANGHKSPSPTDSYTNNNRLPTVVNGHHSHNNSNNHNNNSNSNSSNTSSVKQTEISKTDMYVPLSSPGTDYWHARNPVADQVFITDVTVNLKTVTIRECKTEKGFFRERDPKSDIY, encoded by the exons GGTAAAGTAGAGTACTTCGTAAAATGGAAAGGATGGAGCAAAAA ACATAACACATGGGAACCCGAAGAAAACATCTTAGACGTCAGGTTAATTGAATTATACGAAGAAAGTCAAAAAGGTGGTGATGTGACTGCAAGGAGACCTAGGCGGAGGGATACTAGATATAgc GAACACGTTCTGGCAAACTTGGTCGTCGAGGAAGAGCCCGGCGGAGACGAGAGAGTTGGAGAAGATAGTCAAGACGAATCAACTACCGGTAGCACTTCCGCACCTCGCCTAAATCCCGTTGCACCTGACGAAGACACGCTTCCAAGTTCCGTCGACGGGCACGAATCTCCAACAGCCCCAGAATTATCTGCATCCGCGTTCAGTGTTGATTCAGATTGTTCCAATAGTAGTATAGACAGTCCTCTACTGCCTAGGAGAGAACCGACTGGTACAAAAAGAAAGGCCGAGGTTCTCAGCAAAGAATCGGGAAAAATTGGTGTTACCATTACTACGAGCAGTCCAAGCAGCGGTAGTGGAAGTCCTCCTCCAAACAAAATACCTCGACTATTGCCTCTGAAGAGTAATCCAACGTCTCCCTCTTATCAC AGTCACAAGGTAAACGGCAGGAGGCCGTCATCGTCAAGCGTGAAGTCGACACCGGAGGAACCGCTGCCAGCAGTGCCGACGACACCAGCTCCAGCGGTGCAAGAGAAAAAGCGTGCCGAAGCTGACGTGCCTCACGGTCCTCCACCCTCGCTGCCGCGTGCACCGCCAGCACCTCTCTCCCCCCAGATAGACACGCCTCTGGAACAGCCTACCAAAAAGAGGCACTTGTCTGAGCAAAAACAAGAGAAGTCGAACGGAGCTGTGACAGTAGACGCGAACGGTCACAAGTCACCTAGCCCTACGGATTCATATACAAACAACAACAGGTTACCAACCGTCGTCAATGGGCATCATAGTCATAACAATAGCAACAATCATAACAACAACAGTAATAGCAACAGTAGCAATACATCGAGCGTGAAGCAGACAGAAATCTCAAAGACCGACATGTATGTCCCTCTTTCAAGTCCTGGTACGGATTACTGGCACGCACGGAATCCAGTTGCCGATCAGGTGTTCATTACAGACGTGACGGTAAATTTGAAGACCGTTACCATCAGGGAGTGCAAGACTGAAAAAGGATTCTTCCGGGAAAGGGATCCAAAGAGCGATATCTATTAA